A genome region from Pirellulales bacterium includes the following:
- a CDS encoding L-2-amino-thiazoline-4-carboxylic acid hydrolase: MAHWQHRPEPNWQKFEFNQPYAKGLARLRDEVLAKTDFDPATLWQWGTMQAMAVIGVLKAIERRFGREGQEVVQQTLRDVGLDIGRQILAGAKRPDDMSIAEWISFYATVINRIIYASLEAPRVDSDQQVSFDILWCPHQDHYQALDCRVQRYFVQGMIDAAQEFAADHGFDVRFDTTIPAGAPTCHFTIWRATGEQTSAAWQEYTSVINAKALKIAAQSAPNDAPTPNR, encoded by the coding sequence ATGGCCCATTGGCAACATCGCCCCGAGCCGAATTGGCAAAAGTTCGAGTTCAATCAGCCGTATGCCAAGGGTTTGGCCCGCTTGCGCGACGAGGTGCTGGCCAAGACCGATTTCGACCCCGCCACGCTCTGGCAATGGGGGACCATGCAGGCGATGGCGGTGATCGGCGTGCTCAAGGCGATTGAGCGCCGCTTTGGCCGCGAGGGGCAAGAGGTGGTGCAGCAGACCCTACGCGATGTCGGCCTCGACATTGGTCGGCAGATACTCGCCGGCGCGAAGCGGCCCGACGACATGTCGATCGCCGAGTGGATCAGTTTTTACGCCACGGTGATCAACCGCATTATTTACGCCTCGCTGGAAGCGCCGCGAGTCGACAGCGACCAACAGGTGAGCTTCGATATTCTTTGGTGCCCGCACCAGGATCACTATCAGGCGCTCGATTGTCGCGTGCAGCGGTACTTTGTGCAGGGGATGATCGACGCGGCGCAAGAATTTGCGGCAGATCACGGCTTTGACGTGCGGTTTGACACCACCATTCCCGCGGGCGCCCCCACCTGCCACTTCACCATCTGGCGAGCCACCGGCGAGCAGACGTCGGCGGCATGGCAAGAATACACCAGCGTCATCAACGCCAAGGCGCTGAAGATCGCGGCCCAATCCGCGCCGAACGACGCGCCCACTCCCAATCGCTGA
- a CDS encoding PEP-CTERM sorting domain-containing protein, whose translation MLKKLLLSNIAFVLTLIAVAAPARAAILHDLIDQNLSLSVGGLVFDQFTYLGAGDMPADTHVNVNAYTDGAGNSGIVIQGAFLDFLGGGGSDALLTFRVSTVNPKNTINAARMTGNPSVVAGTGIMSVTETFLPDYPNAKLEIYDVNPGSDKKIDSTLLLPGQNVLHVQKDILAFAGTGVPTLSFITQTFHVVPEPSTITMLGLGVVGLAMLVRKRGR comes from the coding sequence ATGCTGAAAAAACTCCTGCTCTCGAACATCGCCTTCGTCCTGACGCTGATCGCCGTGGCCGCTCCGGCCCGTGCCGCCATTCTGCACGACCTCATCGACCAGAACCTCTCGCTCTCGGTTGGCGGCCTGGTCTTTGATCAGTTCACCTACCTCGGCGCCGGCGACATGCCTGCCGACACCCATGTGAACGTCAACGCCTACACCGATGGCGCTGGCAACTCGGGCATCGTCATCCAAGGCGCCTTCCTCGATTTCCTCGGCGGCGGCGGATCGGACGCGCTGTTGACCTTCCGCGTCAGCACGGTCAATCCTAAGAACACAATCAACGCCGCTCGGATGACCGGCAACCCGTCGGTCGTGGCCGGCACCGGCATCATGAGCGTCACCGAGACCTTCTTGCCCGATTATCCGAACGCCAAGCTGGAAATCTACGACGTCAATCCCGGCTCGGACAAGAAGATCGATTCGACGCTGCTCCTGCCCGGCCAAAACGTGCTGCATGTGCAGAAGGACATTCTGGCCTTCGCGGGCACCGGCGTGCCGACCCTGTCGTTCATCACGCAGACCTTCCATGTCGTCCCCGAGCCGAGCACCATCACGATGCTGGGCCTCGGCGTGGTCGGCTTGGCGATGCTGGTCCGGAAGCGCGGCCGCTAG